The following is a genomic window from Burkholderiales bacterium.
GTTCACTTGCGCCAGAATCCCTTGCGGAAGCGTATTCGATCGGGCTTTAAACTCGACAATGAACTCTCGACTACGCCTCTGACTATCGCCGGCGCGGCTAAGTTCAGGTGCGCCGTGCCCGTGCGTGTCCGGCGGCAAATGCATGCGCCGGTTTTGCTGGCTTATAATAGCGATCCCTTTGGCGCGGTCTGGACAGACTGTGCGCTGCGCCTACGGGTTCGTCCGAACAGGTTGCGCGCAGCTCAGAATCCGCGAGCTATGAACTGGTTCAAATACGCATCTCCACAGAATTTCTATGCATTGGCTGGCCAGCTCGCGCCGTGGTTCGCGCTCGCGGCTATATCACTCGGCATCGCCGGTCTGTACATCGGCTTTTTCATCGCGCCGACCGATGCGCAGCAGGGCGAAGCCTATCGCATCATATTTATCCATGTGCCGGCAGCCTGGATGTCGATGCTGATCTATGTGGTCATGGCAGTGTGGGCGGGTATCGGTTTCGCGCTGAATACGCGCCTGTCATCGATGATGGCGAGCGCGCTGGCGCCGACCGGCGCGATGTTTACTTTCGTTGCCCTGGTGACGGGCTCGGCGTGGGGCAAACCGACATGGGGAACCTGGTGGGTGTGGGATGCGCGATTGACCTCGGAATTGATCCTGCTGTTTCTTTATCTCGGCTTTATTTCGCTGCAAGCCGCCATCGACGATCC
Proteins encoded in this region:
- the ccsA gene encoding cytochrome c biogenesis protein CcsA; protein product: MNWFKYASPQNFYALAGQLAPWFALAAISLGIAGLYIGFFIAPTDAQQGEAYRIIFIHVPAAWMSMLIYVVMAVWAGIGFALNTRLSSMMASALAPTGAMFTFVALVTGSAWGKPTWGTWWVWDARLTSELILLFLYLGFISLQAAIDDPRRADKAGALLVLLGVVNIPIIYFSVQWWNTLHQGASVSLTSAPTMATTMLSGMLIMTFALWSYSIAAVLARVRCIILERESRAAWVGELREHATGTA